AGGACATCGGCCCGGGTCAGCCGGTAGGCGCCGTGGATCCGCCGCGTCTCGCGGACGCCGATCTGGTGGCTCAGGCCCGCCAGGGTGGCCTTTTCGTAGCCGGGCACGCAATCCACCAGAAAACCGGCATAGGCCATGGCCTGTCGCCGGCCTTCGATTTCCGCGCGGGTGAGCTGCATGGCATCCGTGGCGTCGATGTCGCCGACACGGGTCATGTTCGTCGCCATCACCCCGTCGACCGGCGTGATGTGGATGCTGCCCTCCTTGCGGGGCAGCGCGTAACGCCCCGTCGCGATCGCGGCGGCCATGCGTTCGTGCAGCTCCTTTTTCGATACGCCGCGCGCGCGCTCCATGTCGACGTTGATCATCTTGAACGTCGTCGTGAGCGATTGGACGGGTCCATCCTCCG
Above is a genomic segment from Rhodothermales bacterium containing:
- a CDS encoding FAD-dependent oxidoreductase, translated to EDGPVQSLTTTFKMINVDMERARGVSKKELHERMAAAIATGRYALPRKEGSIHITPVDGVMATNMTRVGDIDATDAMQLTRAEIEGRRQAMAYAGFLVDCVPGYEKATLAGLSHQIGVRETRRIHGAYRLTRADVLGARSFDDAIARCGAPIEEHHAGGDTRWEYLPAGRTYDIPYRCLVPRDVGGLLVAGRCLSADHDAHASVRSMGQCMAMGQAAGVAAAHCVRADRLPEDVDVARLRERLAELGAVL